Proteins co-encoded in one Bradyrhizobium sp. 170 genomic window:
- a CDS encoding CoA transferase — protein sequence MTIERKISPTHEAPYAGLRVLDFGQGIASPYCAMLLGIYGADVVKVEPPEGDWSRFLGTTYGSHTTLSAVYNRGKRSLCLDMKHKDGIAIARRLARDCDVLIEGFRPGVAARLGIGYEELSRDNPGLIYLSVSAFGQSGPYSKRPGSDSVAQAFSGLVSINVGNDGTPHRVGTTISDVVTGVYAFQAIATTLFARTTVGTGRWIDANLCQSTSALLGHKVAEHILEGGAPRALNVPAGSYQTADGWMMVTLVNEPQYKRLCAAIGRDDLASDPRFVDFARRADSVDALIPQLREIFLTQPMDAWLARLHAADLIAERILNPGEWLRNVHVEATRAAVCQQTPGVGPVYSPRTPGIASFSEDDLRPAPDIGQDSYEVLLEAGFERSAIDDLVKAGAVRQAKGGTA from the coding sequence ATGACCATCGAACGCAAGATATCGCCGACGCATGAGGCGCCGTATGCCGGCCTGCGTGTGCTGGATTTCGGGCAGGGCATCGCCTCGCCCTATTGCGCGATGCTGCTGGGCATCTATGGCGCCGACGTGGTCAAGGTCGAGCCGCCGGAGGGGGATTGGTCGCGTTTCCTCGGAACGACCTATGGAAGCCATACAACGCTCTCGGCGGTCTATAACCGCGGCAAGCGCAGCCTCTGCCTCGACATGAAGCACAAGGACGGGATCGCAATCGCGCGAAGGCTGGCGAGAGATTGCGACGTTCTGATCGAAGGCTTCAGGCCGGGCGTCGCCGCGCGGCTGGGGATTGGCTACGAGGAATTGTCGCGTGACAATCCTGGCCTGATCTATTTGTCCGTCAGCGCGTTCGGGCAGAGCGGTCCCTATTCGAAGCGGCCTGGCTCCGATTCCGTCGCGCAGGCCTTCTCTGGTCTGGTGTCGATCAATGTCGGCAACGACGGCACCCCGCATCGGGTCGGCACCACGATCTCCGACGTCGTCACCGGCGTCTACGCCTTCCAGGCCATCGCGACGACGCTGTTCGCGCGCACAACCGTCGGCACCGGGCGCTGGATCGACGCCAACCTTTGCCAGTCGACGTCTGCCTTGCTTGGCCACAAGGTGGCCGAGCATATTCTGGAAGGCGGTGCGCCACGCGCGCTTAACGTGCCGGCGGGCTCGTATCAGACGGCCGATGGCTGGATGATGGTCACGCTGGTGAACGAGCCGCAATACAAGCGGCTGTGCGCGGCGATCGGCCGCGACGACCTCGCCAGCGATCCGCGCTTCGTCGATTTTGCCCGGCGCGCTGATTCCGTTGATGCGCTGATCCCGCAGTTGCGTGAGATATTTCTGACGCAGCCGATGGATGCCTGGCTTGCCCGCCTGCATGCCGCCGATCTCATCGCCGAACGGATCCTCAATCCCGGGGAATGGCTGCGCAACGTCCATGTCGAGGCGACAAGGGCCGCGGTCTGCCAGCAGACGCCGGGCGTGGGGCCAGTGTACTCGCCGCGGACGCCGGGCATTGCGAGCTTCTCGGAGGATGACTTGCGCCCTGCGCCTGATATAGGCCAGGACAGCTACGAGGTGCTGCTGGAAGCGGGTTTCGAACGTAGCGCCATCGATGATCTGGTCAAGGCCGGCGCGGTGCGTCAGGCCAAGGGAGGCACGGCATGA
- a CDS encoding ABC transporter ATP-binding protein, giving the protein MLEIRSLSKSFGGVKATDNVTLDFADGSLTAVIGPNGAGKSTFFNLITGALRPDSGQILLNGVDMAGRSPPDIVRHGIGRAFQVASIFPSLTVHETMLAAVCADQRRASVLHRRFPLAETRDRAEHAMELLGLAGKRNRTAATLSHGDQKLLDIALALVLDPKVLLLDEPTAGMGTEERWRMIDKVRELWEKQKITVVFIEHDMDIVFKIAPEIVVLCYGRILATGTPDAIRRNEAVIEAYLGTEHHAGAAV; this is encoded by the coding sequence ATGCTGGAGATACGCTCCCTTTCGAAATCGTTCGGCGGCGTCAAGGCGACGGATAATGTCACGCTCGACTTCGCCGACGGTTCGCTCACCGCCGTGATCGGCCCCAACGGCGCCGGCAAGAGCACATTCTTCAACCTGATCACCGGCGCGCTGAGGCCGGACTCCGGCCAGATCCTGCTCAATGGCGTCGATATGGCAGGGCGGTCGCCGCCCGATATCGTGCGTCACGGTATCGGCCGGGCGTTTCAGGTCGCGAGTATTTTTCCGTCGCTGACGGTGCATGAGACGATGCTGGCGGCAGTTTGCGCCGATCAGCGTCGCGCCAGCGTGCTTCACCGACGTTTCCCGCTGGCCGAAACCCGCGACCGCGCCGAGCATGCGATGGAATTGCTGGGGCTGGCCGGCAAGCGCAATCGCACCGCGGCGACGCTGTCGCATGGCGATCAGAAGCTGCTCGATATCGCACTCGCACTGGTGCTGGATCCCAAGGTGCTGCTGCTCGACGAGCCCACCGCCGGCATGGGCACCGAGGAGCGCTGGCGGATGATCGACAAGGTGAGGGAGCTCTGGGAGAAGCAGAAGATCACGGTGGTGTTCATCGAGCACGACATGGATATCGTGTTCAAGATCGCACCCGAAATCGTGGTGCTCTGCTACGGCCGTATTCTCGCAACCGGCACGCCCGATGCGATCCGCCGCAACGAGGCTGTGATCGAGGCCTATCTCGGTACCGAACACCACGCCGGGGCAGCGGTATGA
- a CDS encoding ABC transporter ATP-binding protein, with translation MSARPIVQVEDLDVYYGTSQILFGVGLSVRQGETMALLGRNGAGKSTTMKAIMGLAPARRGKVTLRGKVVSGLKPHHIARAGLGFVPEDRQIFPEHTVEDNLVIGAKKGPDGEDEWSIRRVYDVFPLLEPLRHRIAGRLSGGEQQMLAIARTLMGNPALLLLDEPSEGLAPIIVQRIGELLRQLRGTGATVLIAEQNMHFCLGLASHATVIDKGQIVYTSGIEELKANDNIRQRYLAL, from the coding sequence ATGAGTGCGCGGCCGATCGTTCAGGTCGAGGATCTCGACGTCTATTACGGCACCAGCCAGATCCTGTTCGGCGTGGGCCTGTCGGTCCGGCAGGGCGAGACCATGGCATTGCTCGGCCGCAACGGCGCCGGCAAATCCACCACCATGAAAGCCATCATGGGGTTGGCTCCCGCCCGCCGCGGCAAGGTTACGTTGCGCGGAAAAGTAGTGTCCGGGCTAAAGCCACACCACATCGCACGCGCCGGTCTCGGCTTCGTGCCGGAGGATCGCCAGATATTTCCGGAGCACACGGTGGAGGACAATCTGGTCATCGGCGCCAAGAAGGGGCCTGATGGCGAGGACGAATGGTCGATCCGGCGCGTTTACGACGTGTTTCCGCTGCTGGAGCCGCTGCGGCACCGGATCGCAGGACGGCTGTCGGGTGGCGAACAGCAGATGCTGGCGATTGCCCGCACGTTGATGGGCAATCCCGCGCTGCTACTTCTGGACGAGCCGAGCGAAGGGCTGGCGCCGATTATCGTGCAGCGGATCGGCGAATTGCTGCGACAGCTCCGCGGCACCGGGGCGACGGTGCTGATCGCCGAGCAGAACATGCATTTTTGCCTTGGCCTTGCGAGCCACGCGACGGTTATCGACAAGGGCCAGATCGTCTACACATCCGGGATCGAAGAGCTGAAAGCCAACGATAACATTCGTCAGCGCTACCTCGCGCTGTAG